The Ochotona princeps isolate mOchPri1 chromosome 1, mOchPri1.hap1, whole genome shotgun sequence genome has a segment encoding these proteins:
- the SMPDL3A gene encoding acid sphingomyelinase-like phosphodiesterase 3a isoform X1, with amino-acid sequence MALLRVLVCSLLAAWRVRPGHGLPLVPAGRQGPAPAVGQFWHVTDLHLDPTYHITDDRTKVCSSSKGANASNPGPFGDILCDSPYKLILSAFDFIKKSKQETSFMIWTGDSPPHVPVPELSTDMVINVIANMTITVQSLFPDLQVFPALGNHDYWPQDQLPIATSKVYDAVANLWGPWLDEEAILTLRKGGFYTQKATTNLRIISLNTNLYYSPNVVTLNKTDPANQFEWLENTLNNSQKNGEKVYIIAHVPVGYLPFSRSITAVREYYNEKLVDIFRRYSDVIAGQFYGHTHRDSIMILSDKNGSPVNSLFVAPAVTPVKSVLEKETNNPGIRLFQYDLHDYKLLDMLQYYLNLTEANLKEESNWKLEYVLTQTYDIEDLHPKNLYRLAKEFASLDSKQFVKYYNYFFVSYDSSVVCDSTCKAFQICAIMNLDSMSYTECLKQYYTKHR; translated from the exons GGCAGTTTTGGCATGTGACTGACTTACACTTGGACCCTACTTACCACATTACTGATGACCGCACTAAGGTGTGCTCTTCATCCAAAGGCGCAAATGCCTCCAATCCTGGCCCTTTTGGGGATATTCTCTGTGATTCTCCATATAAACTCATTTTGTCAGCAtttgatttcattaaaaaatcaaaacaagaaacATCTTTCATGATATGGACAGG GGACAGCCCACCTCATGTTCCAGTACCTGAACTGTCAACAGACATGGTCATAAATGTGATTGCAAATATGACAATCACGGTCCAGAGTCTCTTCCCAGACCTCCAGGTTTTCCCAGCACTGGGTAATCATGACTACTGGCCACAG GATCAACTGCCTATAGCCACTAGTAAAGTGTATGATGCGGTAGCAAATCTCTGGGGACCGTGGCTAGATGAAGAAGCTATTCTTACTTTAAGGAAAG GTGGCTTTTATACACAGAAAGCTACAACTAACCTTAGGATCATCAGTCTAAACACAAACTTATACTACAGCCCCAATGTGGTGACTTTGAACAAGACCGACCCAGCAAATCAGTTTGAATGGTTGGAAAATACACTGAACAACtcacagaaaaatggagagaag GTGTACATCATAGCGCATGTTCCAGTGGGATATCTGCCTTTTTCTCGGAGCATCACAGCCGTGAGAGAATACTACAACGAGAAATTGGTAGATATTTTCAGAAGATACAGCGATGTCATTGCAGGACAATTTTATGGACACACTCACAGGGACAGCATTATGATTCTTTCAGATAAGAACG GAAGccctgtaaattctttgtttgtGGCTCCTGCTGTGACCCCAGTGAAGAGTGTTCTAGAAAAAGAGACCAATAATCCTGGGATCAGACTATTTCAGTATGATCTTCATGACTATAAATTGTTG GACATGTTGCAGTATTACCTGAACCTGACAGAGGCAAACCTAAAAGAAGAATCAAACTGGAAGTTGGAGTATGTCCTGACCCAAACCTATGACATTGAAGACTTGCATCCTAAAAATTTATACAGATTAGCTAAAGAATTTGCATCTCTAGATAGTAAGCAGTTTGTAAAATACTACAATTATTTCTTTGTGAGTTATGATAGTAGTGTAGTTTGTGATAGCACATGTAAAGCCTTTCAAATTTGTGCGATTATGAATCTTGATAGCATGTCCTATACAGAGTGCCTCAAACAATATTATACGAAACATAGGTAG
- the SMPDL3A gene encoding acid sphingomyelinase-like phosphodiesterase 3a isoform X2 translates to MVINVIANMTITVQSLFPDLQVFPALGNHDYWPQDQLPIATSKVYDAVANLWGPWLDEEAILTLRKGGFYTQKATTNLRIISLNTNLYYSPNVVTLNKTDPANQFEWLENTLNNSQKNGEKVYIIAHVPVGYLPFSRSITAVREYYNEKLVDIFRRYSDVIAGQFYGHTHRDSIMILSDKNGSPVNSLFVAPAVTPVKSVLEKETNNPGIRLFQYDLHDYKLLDMLQYYLNLTEANLKEESNWKLEYVLTQTYDIEDLHPKNLYRLAKEFASLDSKQFVKYYNYFFVSYDSSVVCDSTCKAFQICAIMNLDSMSYTECLKQYYTKHR, encoded by the exons ATGGTCATAAATGTGATTGCAAATATGACAATCACGGTCCAGAGTCTCTTCCCAGACCTCCAGGTTTTCCCAGCACTGGGTAATCATGACTACTGGCCACAG GATCAACTGCCTATAGCCACTAGTAAAGTGTATGATGCGGTAGCAAATCTCTGGGGACCGTGGCTAGATGAAGAAGCTATTCTTACTTTAAGGAAAG GTGGCTTTTATACACAGAAAGCTACAACTAACCTTAGGATCATCAGTCTAAACACAAACTTATACTACAGCCCCAATGTGGTGACTTTGAACAAGACCGACCCAGCAAATCAGTTTGAATGGTTGGAAAATACACTGAACAACtcacagaaaaatggagagaag GTGTACATCATAGCGCATGTTCCAGTGGGATATCTGCCTTTTTCTCGGAGCATCACAGCCGTGAGAGAATACTACAACGAGAAATTGGTAGATATTTTCAGAAGATACAGCGATGTCATTGCAGGACAATTTTATGGACACACTCACAGGGACAGCATTATGATTCTTTCAGATAAGAACG GAAGccctgtaaattctttgtttgtGGCTCCTGCTGTGACCCCAGTGAAGAGTGTTCTAGAAAAAGAGACCAATAATCCTGGGATCAGACTATTTCAGTATGATCTTCATGACTATAAATTGTTG GACATGTTGCAGTATTACCTGAACCTGACAGAGGCAAACCTAAAAGAAGAATCAAACTGGAAGTTGGAGTATGTCCTGACCCAAACCTATGACATTGAAGACTTGCATCCTAAAAATTTATACAGATTAGCTAAAGAATTTGCATCTCTAGATAGTAAGCAGTTTGTAAAATACTACAATTATTTCTTTGTGAGTTATGATAGTAGTGTAGTTTGTGATAGCACATGTAAAGCCTTTCAAATTTGTGCGATTATGAATCTTGATAGCATGTCCTATACAGAGTGCCTCAAACAATATTATACGAAACATAGGTAG